In Haliscomenobacter hydrossis DSM 1100, the DNA window CCAGATAGGCACCATAAACCCTGCTATCCTTTTTGGTAGGACTGCTTTTCAACTTGGCGTTATGATCCAGGTATTCCGCAGGAATTGCTTTACCTAATGCACCAGCCTGTACCAAAACCTTGGCCAATAAGGTAAATTGGGAGTCTTCCCAATCCTTTTTGACCGGAGGAACAGTTTTGAGATACGCGATGATTTGGCCAAGGTGTTCCTCACTCAATGAATGAAATTCGTTGGAAGGCATAATGATCAATGGACGACCATCAAGGCCCACTCCGTGTCGAATGGCCCGAACCCAATCGGCGTCGCGGTACTCTTTGGCCACTCCAGCGGGGGTTAAGTTAGGTGCAATCAGCAGACCAAAAGCTGGATCATTTAGAAATTTTGTGCCTTCCAATTGGTTGCCGTGACAATGGGTACACAAGTTGTTGACCCACTTTTTACCTTCAACCAGACTCAGGGAATCTTGTGGTATTTTCAAACTAGCGGGTTGAATCGTGTAGGTTTTTTTTAACCGCCGATTGTAGGATGAATTCATTAGGAAAACGGTGCACAACAGGATGAGCACAAGCCCTCCCAGGATAATACCTATCCATTTGAATATTTTTTTCATGACCGCAGCATTTTAAGTTTGCCGAATCAAAACCAATTGATTTCGTCCGGCAAACCAATCACCATTAAAATTAGTTTTGAGGCTTCCCGGGAGGGGTTACGATCGGGGTGATTTGGATGTTTTCACACAACCATTTGCCGTTCTTCTTCACGACGGTGAGGGAATAGGCCATACGATCGGTTATGGCATTGTTCCGAGAATTTGCACTTACAATGTTAATAATGGCTACTTCAGGAGTAATAAACCGAAGCGTTTGTTTTTCCCAGGTATAGCCATTGCCTTGGGGATTACCGCCCCACATTTGAAACAAGGCTTTGTGTGCTTGGCGAATGTTTTCGCGGCCTTCGATCAAGCCGCCCATAGGGTTTACAACTACTGCTGTTTCGGTGTAGACTAAGGCAAAACGGTCAGCATCAAAAGCATTGAAGGCATCAAAGCCTTCCTTGCAGGTAGCTAAAATCGCCTTTTCGTCTGCCGCGTTTTGGGCTTGAATCGAAAAAGCAGGCAGTACCAAAGCAAAGGCCAAAAGAGAAAGAAACAAATTGCGTTTCATGTTCGTAAAGTTTTAGGTATGAAATGAAATTGATTGAATCGTTCCGCAGAACAATGCAAAGATGAGGCCTAAACCACCTGTGGGAACAGCGTAGATGTACGTAAACGGACTACGCAGATCTGCGTAATTCGATCAAAAATGAGGCGAAATAATTTTAGACAAGCTTGTTTTTGATGGCCAATTGCACCAACCCGGCAATGCCGCGTACTTCCAGCTTTTGGATCAGGTTGTTGCGGTGGGTGTCTACGGTACGGGGGCTGATGAAGAGTTGCTGGCCAATTTCGGTGCTGGAAAAACCCTGCGCGACCAGTTTTAATATTTCGAGTTCTCTTTCGCTGAGTAGTTCCAGCAAGGCCTGGTTTTGAATGGAGGCAGCAGGTTTGGCAAGGGTAAGCGCAACTTCGCCAGCAAAATATTTCTCCCCCTGGTTTACCTTATAGATGGCGCTTGACAGTTCTGCGATGGAGGTGTTTTTGAACAAAAAACCATCGGCACCTTTTTCGATGGCCTGCTGGATGATGCTGCGCTCGTTGAGCATGGTGAGCATGATGACTTTTATGCCGAAATAATCTTTTTTGAGTTGTTCTAAAGTTTCCAGTCCATTCATGAGGGGCATTTCGTAGTCAAGCATGACGACATCAGCCCTAATCCCCCGACGAAAGGCATCCATGACTTCGCGACCATTGGCGGCATCTGCGACAATTTCAACCTGTGGGATTTGTTCTAAAATGGACACAAACCCCTTCCGCACCAGTTGATGGTCATCGGCAATCAACACCCTGATTTTGGGTTCCATAATGCTTTATTTTTCAAGGTTATTGAGGGGGATACGGATGATAGAAATGGTGCCTTTGGGTGAAGCCGCCTCCGTTTGAAAAACCCCGCCCAGGGTACTTACCCGGCTGAGGATGTTCAATAGACCCATACTTCCCTGTGCCCTGGCCCGTTCAAAATCAAAACCTTGCCCGTCGTCTTCCATGCGCAGAATCAGGCTTCCCCCAGCCAAGTACAAGATTACCAACACTTTACCCGCATTGGCGTGTTTGACAATGTTGTTGAGCAATTCTTGAGCGACCCGATACACCCCAATCTCTACTTTTTCATCCAGGTGCTCGGGCACCAGGCTGCTTTCAAATTCGTATTGCAAGGCCGTACTTTGGAAGGTATTGCGCAGCAACATTTCCAGGCTTGGCGCCAATCCGTGCTGCTCCAGCATCGGCGGCAACATGGTATGGGAAATGTTGCGCACTTCGGTACATGACTCGTCCAGTTGATGGGCCAATTGTCCAATTTGCAGGGCTTCTTGGGGTGCAACTTTGGCAATTTTGGACTGTAAGGCGCTAAAGCCCAGTTTGAGAGCCACCATTTCCTGGGCGATGCCATCGTGCAGGTCTTTGGCGATGCGTTTGCGTTCGGCTTCCTGGGCTTCGATTACCGCATTGAGGCCCAGTTTTTGTTCCTGAATGAGGGCGGCATCCAGTTCCGCTTTTTTGCGCAAGCGGAAGCGATTCCAAAACAGCCAGCCGAGCGAAACGAAAGCCAAAAGCCCCACCAAAAGCCCCCAAATCCAGGTTTGCTGACGGAATAAGATACTTTCCTGTTTTTCAATTTTGAGTTGCTGATTGATAATTTCGGTTTCCTTTTTCTGGGTTTGGTACTTGGCTTCCATGTCCGCCAGGACTTTGGAATTGTCGATGGTAAACAAGGAATCATCCAGCGCCCTGAATTTTTTGTACCACACCAATGCCTCCTTGGGTTGCCCCAGCAATTCGTAGGAACGGGCAATTTCTTCGTAATACACCGCAAGAGGATCCAGCAATTTATGTTTTTGCATAAGGGCATAGCCCTTCATGGCAAATGCCAGTCCTTTTTGGGGCTGCCCCAGGGAGTTGTATACGGCAGTACTGTTGATGTAGGGAAAGACCAGGTTGGTTTCCCGATTGGCTTCTTGTAAGTACTGAATGGATTTTTCACAATTGGGGAGGGCTTCGCGATCCTTGCCCAGTTTGTGCAACAAATGGCAAACCCCGCCGATCATCACCCCGGCCACAAATTTGTTGTTGTTTTTGAGGGCCATGTCGATGCCTTTGCGGGAGTACTCCATTGATTTGTCAAAATCATTTTTCCCGTTGTAGGCAACGGCGAGGTTGTTGTAGGTAAAAATGGTCTTCCGGTCATCACCGACCTGGAGCCTGATTTTCAGGGCTTTTTCCAGGTATTCAATGGCTTTGTCAGGGAATTCCGAGTCTTTGTACACATTCCCCAAATTGCTGTACACCGAGGCCAGGCTTTCTAAATCCCCCAGTTTTTCGTTGAGGCTGGCCGCCCGATGCAAGTAATACTGGGCCGAATCATTTTGCAATAAATCCTGATAGGTACCCCCCAATGCATTGTAGGCATCCGCTTGAATGGAGAGATCTTTGATTTGTTTGCCGATGGAAAGTTGTTTTTTGAGCAGCGGAATCGCCGTTTGGTGCTCTCCTTTGTCGCCGTAGGCTTTGGCACGCACGTGCAGGGCTTTGGCTTCTCCTTCAAGGGAGTGAGCGGCTTTGGCCATTTGCTCCAGGGTATCGGCATAGGCAAAAGAAGCGTCCAGGTTTTGCATTTGGGCTTCTTGTGCCAGGGCGTAATATGCTGCGATTTTTTTCTCCGGATTGGTTTCTTTGTGATATACCCGGCGCAGGCTATCGGCCAGGGGGCTTTGCCCCGTCATGGCGCTGATGAGCAAGGCAAAAAGGATGGTTATAGGTGTTTTTCTCATACTACCCCGAATTTCACCAGGATAAATTTCCCGGTTGAGGTGAACACATTGCACACCAAACTTGGTGTTTACAGGCTCTAAAGTATACAAAATCCAGCAATTTCTCACTGAACAATCTAGTAATTCTCCCCGTTTAAACCACTGAAAAAATTACCTTTGCGCAACCATACTGCCAAATATGACCAAAAAAGAAATCGACCAAAACCTGAACGAGGACAATATGAAGCTGCAACTCTCCCGTTTGCAGCATCGTTTTGAAAAAATAAAACTGGGTGGCGGTGAAAAACGCATTGCCCAACAGCACGCTCAAGGCAAAATGAGCGTGCGCGAACGGGTAAATTACCTGATCGATCCCGCTACTTCATTCTTGGAAATTGGCGCATTCGCAGGGTATGACATGTACCCCGACGAAGGCGGTTGCCCTGCGGGTGGAGTGGTGGTAGGGATAGGTTATGTGCGGGGCCGGCAATGTGTGATTGTGGCCAATGACGCCACGGTCAAAGCCGGAGCCTGGTTTCCGATCACGGGCAAAAAGAACTTGCGCGCGCAGGAAATCGCCATGGAAAACCGCTTGCCCATCATCTATCTAGTGGACAGTGCCGGGGTGTTTTTGCCCATGCAGGACGAAATTTTTCCCGACAAAGAACATTTTGGCCGCATTTTCCGCAACAACGCCAAAATGTCGAGCATGGGCATCCCCCAGATCGCCGCCATCATGGGCAGTTGTGTCGCGGGGGGGGCTTATTTGCCGATTATGTCGGACGAAGCACTGATTGTGGAGGGTACCGGATCCATCTTCCTGGCTGGTCCTTATCTGGTCAAAGCCGCCATTGGTGAAGATGTCGACAAAGAAACCCTGGGTGGGGCGAGCACCCAAAGTGAAATTTCCGGCGTAACGGATTACAAAGTGCCCAACGATCAGGTTTGCCTGGATACCATCAAGGATTTGGTGGATAAATTGGGACATTTTCCCAAAGCGGGATTTGACCGGGTTGAAGCTACCGCACCTGCGGTTGAAGAAAGCCAGCTCTTGCGCATTTTTCCCAATGATCCATCCAAACCCTATTCTACTCTGGAGATCTTGCATTGCCTGGTGGATGACTCCAAACTCACGCAATACAAAGAACATTATGGTAAAACGATCATCTGCGCTTATGCCCGCATCGACGGCTGGGCGGTGGGCATCGTAGCCAACAACCGCGAGGTGGTGCGTAACGCCAAGGGTGAAATGCAATTTGGCGGGGTGATTTATTCGGATTCCGCAGACAAAGCCACGCGGTTTATCCTGAATTGCAACCAGAAAAAAATACCTTTGGTGTTCTTGCACGATGTAACGGGCTTCATGGTAGGCTCACGTTCCGAACACGGCGGCATCATCAAAGACGGCGCCAAGATGGTGAATGCGGTGGCCAACTCCACCGTACCCAAGTTCAGCATCGTGATGGGCAACTCATACGGCGCGGGCAACTACGCCATGTGTGGCAAAGCCTACGACCCCCGGCTCATTGTAGCCTGGCCTACGGCAAAAATTGCCGTAATGGGTGGTTCGCAAGCGGCCAAAACCCTCATGCAAATCCAGGTGGCTTCCCTCAAATCCAAAGGTGAAGTGCTGGACGCGGAGACCGAACAGCAATTGTTCAACGAGATTAAAGACAAATACGACCAACAAACTTCCCCCTACTACGCCGCTGCCCGCTTGTGGGTAGACGCCATCATTAGCCCCCTGGAAACACGCAAGGTGATCTCCATGGGCATTGAGGCTGCGGATCATGGCGTGGTGGAGAAGTTTAATGTGGGCGTTATTCAAGCATAAACCGGGGTCTGAGGGTTCGGGGGTTCGTAGGTTCGAGGGTTTACCAAAGTTTACCCAACCTACGAACCCCCGAACCCTCGAACCCCCGAACCCTTTGGCATGAATTTTATCGCAAAAACACTCGCCGGCCTCGAACCCGTGCTGATCGAAGAGTTAAAAATCCTGGGGGCTGAAAACATCCGCCTGGGCAAGCGGGCCGTTTTTTACGAGGGCGAAATAGATTTGATGTACCAATCCAATCTGGAGTTGCGTACGGCCTTGCGTATTTTGGTGCCTATTGGTCATTTCAAAGTGCGGAATGAAGACGATTTGTACCACAAAATTGGAAAATTCGACTGGTCGGAATACATGAGTGTAGACGATACGCTGGCCGTAGATGCGGTGACCAGTTCCTCCCTCATCCGGCACTCAAAATTTGCCGCGCTGCGCACCAAAGATGCCATCGTGGATCAGTTCCGCAAAAAGTTTGGCCGCAGGCCGGATGTCAATACCGAATCCCCCACCTTGCGCCTCAACCTGCACATTGGTGAAGATGATGTAACCCTGGCCCTCGACAGTAGCGGAGAATCACTGCACCGCCGTGGCTACCGGGTGGATAGCGTGGAAGCCCCCATCAACGAGGTGCTTGCTGCCGGGATGATTTTGCTTTCGGGTTGGGAATGTGACTGTGATTTCATCGATCCCATGTGCGGCTCGGGCACCTTGCCCATCGAAGCCGCCATGTTGGCGTACAATATTCCTCCCCAGATCAATCGGCCAAGTTTTGCCTTCATGCGTTGGGAGAATTTTGACAAAAAAGGCTGGGAAAAAGTGCGCGAAGAAGCGATCCTTTCCCAGGTGGTTTTTCAGCACAAAATTTTCGCTTCGGATATCGATTTTAAAGCCGTCAACAGTGTGGGGTACAACATCGAAAAAGCTGGACTGGAAGGCAAAATCCAGGTGAGCCGCGAGCGCTTTGAAAACGTCATACCCAGTTCTGAAAACGGCTTGCTGATGATGAACCCGCCCTACGACGAACGGATGGAACTGGAAGATGGACAGGCTTTTTACAAGAGCCTGGGCGACACCTTCAAAAAGAACTGGGCTGGCCATTCAGCCTGGATCATCAGCTCCAACCTGGAGGCAGTGAAAGCGCTGGGCTTGCGGCCTTCGCGGCGGATTCCGTTGTTCAATGGAAAACTGGAGTGTCGGCTTTTGCGGTATGACATGTATGCCGGAAGCAAACGGGTGAGAGAGGAAAGAGAAGAGATGAAAGAGGATAGTGGAGAGATAAAAGAGGAAAGAGAAGAGATGAAAGAGGAGAAAAAGGGGACGGATGAAGACTGGTAGTATTAATCGAAAGGAGATACAACAAGGTTGTCAATGCTAATGAAGTAGCATGAGTCTATTGTTCAGTTTTTAAAGCACTGCAACTTTAAAAGTCTTTTCTTTGCGCTTCGAAAAGAACCAAGTACCATGATTGGCCAAAACATTGCCCAGGCGGCGGAGTTACTGAAGCGTGGAGAAGTGATTGCGATCCCCACCGAAACCGTGTATGGCCTGGCCGGGAATGCACTGGATGAAAGCACCGTGGCCAAAATTTTTGCCATCAAACAACGGCCTTCTTTTGATCCACTCATTGTGCATGTGCCCGATTTGCAAAGCCTGGAAAACTGGGTTCAAAACATTCCAACTGCCGCCCGTCAATTGGCGCAACACTTTATGCCAGGCGCACTTACCTTACTTTTGGAAAAAAAAGAAACCATTTCCGACCTAGTCACTGCGGGTTCACCTCTGGTGGCCATGCGCATACCCGCTCATCCGCTTGCACAGGAATTGCTGCGTTTGCTTCCTTTTCCGCTGGCGGCACCCAGCGCCAATCCTTTTGGCTACATCAGCCCAACCCGTGCTGAACACGTGGCACATCAATTGGGCGATCAAATTCCGTATATCCTGGATGGTGGACCTTGTACCATTGGACTGGAAAGTACCATTGTCGGTTTCCCGGAGGGGCGTGCCACGATTTTTCGCAAAGGTGGAATTCCCGTAGAAGCCATTGAAGCGGTGATTGGCCCGGTGCAGGTGCAGGCCCATTCCAGTTCCAATCCGCAGGCACCAGGGATGCTCAAAAGCCATTACGCGCCACGGATTCCGCTGGTGTTGGGTAAATTGACTGAACTCATTCCACAACACCAAGGTAAGGCAATCGGGGTACTCAGTTTTCAAGAAAGATACCCGGAGATACCCTCCGAACGACAGTTTGCGTTATCTTCGTCAGGTGATTACACTGAAGCTGCTCGCAACCTTTTTTCGGCCATGCGTTATTTGGATCAATTACCACTTGATTTGATTGTAGCCGAACTCTTACCCGAAGAAAACCTTGGACGGGCCATAAATGACCGTTTAAGGCGAGCATCCAGCAAAAATTAATCAACCAAGCGAGGTCATGCTCTGTTACCTATTTTTATTCACAGACTGTTAAAAAACCAAATCAGTATGCGTTTCAACAAAATCATGATGGCCCTGACGATGGTGTTGGCCATTTTTGCATCTACCGCCCTTCAGGCACAAGACAACAAAGCCCAACGGCCCAGCCCTCCTAAAACTGTTGTACGGCAGTTGGACTCCCTCAGCATCAACGTTGTTTACAATGCTCCTTCGGTAAAAGGTCGTTCGATCTGGGGTGCGCTGGTTCCTTATGGCAAAGTTTGGCGCACGGGTGCCAATGAGGCTACCATCTTTGAGGTCAACAAGCCAGTAATCATTGAAGGCCAAAAACTTGCTGCGGGCAAATATTCGCTTTTTACCATCCCTGGTGAAAAAGAATGGACGGTTATTTTCAACAAAGAAGCCAACCAATGGGGAGCCTACAGTTACAAAAAAGAAATGGACGCCTTGCGCGTAACCGTTAAACCAGGAAAATCCAAGTTGTTTGTAGAGCAACTGGCCATTGATGTATCTGAAAAAGGAGAAGTCAGCGTGGCTTGGGAAAATGTACAAATCAGTTTCGAAGTAAAAGAAGCAAAATAAATGCTGTGGGATAGGGACAGGTTTCGACCTGTCCCTAAAACATTCAATCCTTCTTCTTATTTTTGCCCCAGCCAAATCAATACTCACTCCATGAAACGTTTGATCACCTCTACATTGCTGCTTTCTCTCGTCTCGTTCAGCATCAGCAGTTGCAAAAACGAACCCAAAATAGACAAGGACGACCTGTTGGGCCGCTGGGAGATTCGGGAAGCCTATCGCAATGAAAAAAAATCAGAAGACCTGATGGGGCTCTTCTTTGAATTTTTTGGCGATGGGAAAATGCTCACCAACATGTCGGGAGCTACCACTGAATCCCAGTATGAACTCAAAAAACAAACCTTGATGCAACGCGGTGGAGACATGGATGCCGACTACGAAATCACGAGCCTGAACGATACCAACCTGGTTCTGGTGACGACCTTGCGCGAGTACAATTTTCGCTTTGTACTGGGCAAAAGCATTCAAATCAACTAGCCATCGTTCAGGGCATGTTCAAAAATGCCAGTTGAGTCCAAACCGCAATGACAAAGGAGATTGTGATGTAAAAGGGCTGGGATTGACGTTGTACAGCACCAAAATTTCACTGCGTGCTGATCCCATGCCACCCTGCAACAAGCCGATACCAACGTGTATATTGTTGGCATTGACTCTTTCTATTTCTAATCCATTTGAAGTATAATAGGGAACCGCCTGGTTCGCGTATTCGTACTCAACGTGGCCAAAAAACTGTTCAACGAATTTATAGCGACTGAACATACCTGCAGTCCAGGTCAGTGGTTGAGCGCGTACAACTTGGCCGTTGTTCAACCGTTGGCTGTAATAGCTGTACAAAAAACCTACCCGTGGTCCAACTGAAAAATTTGGCGTCAATTTGTAGCCCAACATCGGGCTGATGCCAAACTGAATCAAAGTCTGGGTGCCAAATCCAAGTCCTATCGGGAGGTTCCCTCCGTACCAAATTCGTTGATTTTGGTCACTGCCTTTGGTATTTTCACCGCTTCTTTTGATGATTTGAGCATTGCTGTGGATACTCCACAAACCAATGCAACAGAGTAATAAAATAATTTGACGCATTGCTGATGGTGCTAAGGATTCTGCTTGAAATTTTTAGTAACCGCACAAAGATACACGCTCTTTTTTTCCCTCGTTGCACCAAAGATTTTTTTGCCATGAGCCTTACCGAAATATGCTAACTTTGGGGCATCAAATACCGCAGCACTGTAAAGCTTCGTTCATTATGTTGATGTTGTTTTCCTCTTCAAATAACTGAAAATCTTCGTCCAAAACCCAATACACTACCGATTACCGTCTATCAATGATTTGCGTTCCATGAAGCATTGCATTACGATCTTAAGTATTTTACTGAGTGGCTGGCTGTGGGGGCAAAACTGTCCTTTGGAAGCTCCGCTGCCTATTCCCGCTAACGATTCAGTTGTTTATAGTTTTGAGGTTTTTGATGTCATCAACAACAACCTGGGTGCTCCAGGCCAGGGTGTATGCGGGGTACAAATGCGTTTTCGCCACAATTCCATCACCGACTTTGAAGTATGGCTAAAGGCCCCCAATGGCAAAGAAATTCAACTCATTGGCCCCAACGCAACCGTATCTCAGCCAACTTTAGGAGGCAGTTGGAATGTAACCTTTGTAAGGTGCCTGGCTACTCCGATGCCCCAGGTACCCTTTGCCCAACGCTGGAACAACAGCACCAATCCTTTTGGTGCCACTGGCATTACGGGGTCGTATTGGCCATTTTCAGGTTGTTTGGAAGAATTCAACGCTGGGCCAGTGAATGGTAACTGGGAACTCAAATTAAAAACCATTACCAGCACTCAAATCAGAGGAAGTTTATTGGGTCTCGACATCCAGTTTTGTGACAAAAGAGGCCAACGTTGTTGTTTTGCCGATGCTGGAGTTTTGAGTGGCCCGGTTAATGTGGCTGCTTGTCAAGGCGATTTTGACCTTAACCTCACTGCAGCACCAACTTACAGTGGGGCTAAACCGGATTCCAGCAAATACGCCTATACCTACGCCATTGGCCGTGACATTATCCTGCAGGGTTACGATTCCATTCCAGACCTGCGCCGCATGTCCCCCGGCAATTATCAGGTATGTGGTTTGTCTTATCAACGCAAAGACACCAGCCTTTTCCCCGCTGCCAACAATATCCTGAGACTGGATACCCTGCGCAACCAACTCAAAAATGGTACAATAGCGCTATGTGGTGAAATGACTGCGGACTGCATCAATGTGGTCATCGCCCCGCGTTCAGATTCCACGGTATTGCCCTTACAAATCATTTGTGAGGGTGATTCGGTAGTGGTAGCTGGCCAAACCTTCAAAACTACCGGACGTTTTCCCATCACTTTTAACCAGCCGGGGCGTTGCGACAGTCTGGTCATCGTCAATATTCGGGCAGAAAAAAGCCTGAACTCCACCCTGGACAGTACGATCTGCGCCGGAGACTCCGTAGCCATCGGAACAAAACAGTACAAGGTTACGGGCAATTATGTGGACACCTTGCAAGCGAGCAGTGGCTGCGACAGTATTGTTTCACTCCGCCTGTTAGTATTGCCAGCTATTCCCGTAAAAGACACTGCTATCGAAATATGCTCTGGTCGTTCGGTCGTGGTCGGTGGCCAACGTTTTAGCACTTCGGGCACATACACCATACCACTGGTTTCGAGCCAGGGTTGTGACAGTTTGATTCGGCTGACACTCACCATTATTGAGCCCCAATCAGTAATTACGGCTACGGATACCTTCCTCACCTGCACGCGTACCCAGGTTGTATTGGATGGTACCCAATCTACCCCATTGGGACAAGTCATGTACCGCTGGGAAGACAACATGGGCAATCCAATTGGAGACAGCACCCATTTTGTAGTCACCAGCCCGGATACCTACTACCTACAAGTCATCACCACCAAAAGTTTGTGCGCCCGACGTGTCCGTATCATCATCACTGCGGATACCCTCAAACCTGTTGTCAACATCGGCGGCACGGATACCCTGGATTGTAATACTCCACGCATCACCCTGAATTCAACTGGCAGTACCAGTCTGGCCGATCCCCGGTACAATTGGACGACCGCTGGCACCGGGCGCATTGAGGGGCTGAATACCCAGGCCAACGTACTGGTCAGCGGCCCTGGTTTTTACGACTTAACCATCACCAACGACCGCAATGGCTGTAGGGATTCTGCCGAGGTACAAGTCATTCAAGACCTCAACCTGCCCATTGCCAATGCGGGCACAAGTGATACCCTTACCTGTTTATTGAACAGTGTCAATCTCAACGGCAGTGCTTCAAGTAGTGGGGCTTTGTTTCGATACTTATGGACTGGATTGAATGGCCAAACGGTGATCGATTCAACTTCAGTACAAGCCAGCACACAGGTTGCCGGATTGTACCAGTTGGCAGTAACCAACACCTTCAATCAATGTGTGAGTTTTGATACGGTTAACGTTGTTGCCGATACGACTCCGGTCAGTTTATCCATTGATCCCCCACGTGAGCTGAACTGTGTTACCCGTTCGATTACGCTTACTTCGCGGGTCAATCCGGGCAATCGGGCACTGAATTACACCTGGATGGCCATTAATGGAGGCAACATCACCAGTGCCAATAACACCGCCAATATCGAGGTCGATTTAGCGGGTCAATATGCGCTGGAAATTACCGACCTCGCCAATGGTTGTACCACTGAAGCAGCTGTAACGGTAAAAGACAGCAGCAATACGGTCAGCGCAGTGATTGCAGCTCCCCTGGCCATTTCTTGCACCCAGCCTGAAACCGAACTGGATGGTTCAGGATCACAAGGGGGTAGCACGGTGGTATTCCAATGGAGCACCATCAACGGCAACATCATCGGTGCCAACAACCGTGCCCGCATCAGGGTTGGAGCAGCAGGTACCTACCAATTGATTGTTCGGGATACCACAACTCAATGTAGCGACACCAGTACGGTAGCCGTCAGCAGTCAACAAATGCTCCCCATTGCCCAGGCTGGGCAAGACCTTGAATTGACTTGCAGCGCCCCCAGCGTATCCCTCAGTACTCAGGGATCTGCAACGGGAAACAACATCCGTTATCGCTGGCAAGGCCCCTGCCCTATCGCAGATTCAAGTGCTTCCACCATCACAACCACTTGTGAGGGACAATACGTGTTGCAGGTGCTTGATACCATAACGGGTTGTACAAGTACCGATACGGTGGTGGTCAGCCTAAATTCAGCCAGCCCCAATGCCCAGGTGGCGGCGGCCACAACCAACATCAATTGTACGGCTGGAGAAGGTATCCTTTCGGCGCGCGGATCATCTGGTGGGCAAATCCGCTGGTTTTTCCAAAACAATGAAATAGGCCGCGATACTCAACTTTTGGTTAGGACCGCCGGAGCATACCTTTTAGTGGTAGAAAATACAGTTCTTGGATGTACGGACAGTGTCCAGGTTCAAGTGAACAAAGATTGTAAACCCATTGCCAGCATTGCTCCCGTTGCAGGTATTTCATGTAAGCAAGAAATCGTTACCCTCGACGGAACGGGTTCAACATTTAACGCCTCCATTCGCTACCATTGGCTGGGGCCAGTTGGTGATTGTATGGTAAGCGATTCTTTACTCCCCAGCATTGATGTAAAATGCCCGGGTACTTATCAGCTGGTGGTAGAAAATCTCGCCACCAATGAGCAGGATACTGCATCGATTGTGGTCACCGCAAACCAGGTCATCCCTTCCATAGCCATTGCTCCGGTAGACACCTTGACCTGCACATCTCCGAGCCTGGTGCTGGACGGAAGTGGTTCGGCTCAAGGCAACAATATCCAATACACCTGGTTGAACAATACCGGTCAAGTGGTTGGTCGAACGGC includes these proteins:
- a CDS encoding THUMP domain-containing class I SAM-dependent RNA methyltransferase, which produces MNFIAKTLAGLEPVLIEELKILGAENIRLGKRAVFYEGEIDLMYQSNLELRTALRILVPIGHFKVRNEDDLYHKIGKFDWSEYMSVDDTLAVDAVTSSSLIRHSKFAALRTKDAIVDQFRKKFGRRPDVNTESPTLRLNLHIGEDDVTLALDSSGESLHRRGYRVDSVEAPINEVLAAGMILLSGWECDCDFIDPMCGSGTLPIEAAMLAYNIPPQINRPSFAFMRWENFDKKGWEKVREEAILSQVVFQHKIFASDIDFKAVNSVGYNIEKAGLEGKIQVSRERFENVIPSSENGLLMMNPPYDERMELEDGQAFYKSLGDTFKKNWAGHSAWIISSNLEAVKALGLRPSRRIPLFNGKLECRLLRYDMYAGSKRVREEREEMKEDSGEIKEEREEMKEEKKGTDEDW
- a CDS encoding L-threonylcarbamoyladenylate synthase; translated protein: MIGQNIAQAAELLKRGEVIAIPTETVYGLAGNALDESTVAKIFAIKQRPSFDPLIVHVPDLQSLENWVQNIPTAARQLAQHFMPGALTLLLEKKETISDLVTAGSPLVAMRIPAHPLAQELLRLLPFPLAAPSANPFGYISPTRAEHVAHQLGDQIPYILDGGPCTIGLESTIVGFPEGRATIFRKGGIPVEAIEAVIGPVQVQAHSSSNPQAPGMLKSHYAPRIPLVLGKLTELIPQHQGKAIGVLSFQERYPEIPSERQFALSSSGDYTEAARNLFSAMRYLDQLPLDLIVAELLPEENLGRAINDRLRRASSKN
- a CDS encoding DUF2911 domain-containing protein; this encodes MRFNKIMMALTMVLAIFASTALQAQDNKAQRPSPPKTVVRQLDSLSINVVYNAPSVKGRSIWGALVPYGKVWRTGANEATIFEVNKPVIIEGQKLAAGKYSLFTIPGEKEWTVIFNKEANQWGAYSYKKEMDALRVTVKPGKSKLFVEQLAIDVSEKGEVSVAWENVQISFEVKEAK